A genomic window from Silene latifolia isolate original U9 population chromosome Y, ASM4854445v1, whole genome shotgun sequence includes:
- the LOC141627531 gene encoding uncharacterized protein LOC141627531: MTGTDAKSIGSSGDNEPRTIPITSPLYLHPSDNPSLKLTQTIFNGDNYDLWADADKNGLDAKNKLGFVEGEVKKPEAVEGEDSLELLVWRQCNAMLKAWLRNVIDEKLHPSITFTVTVAEIWEELKGRYAAGNAPRVHQLKSDLYECKQGRESVVEYYTRLKTIWDELANYSKVPKCTCGAGAMIIKEREEAKVHEFLMGLDTALYGGLRTNLLMEDPITSLTRAYALVLREERHTNITKVKEERNEAAMAMHHYGTGRGRGGFSRPDAETEELPPRCTQSGKFYHTEDSCYDKHGYDVVKSRGRG; encoded by the coding sequence ATGACAGGAACTGATGCAAAGTCGATAGGAAGTAGCGGGGATAATGAGCCACGCACTATTCCGATTACTTCGCCTCTCTACCTTCATCCATCGGATAATCCCAGTCTCAAGCTTACGCAAACCATTTTTAACGGTGACAATTACGATTTATGGGCTGACGCCGATAAGAATGGACTTGATGCGAAGAACAAGTTGGGGTTTGTTGAAGGAGAGGTGAAAAAGCCAGAGGCAGTCGAAGGAGAGGACAGCCTAGAACTGTTGGTTTGGCGACAATGTAATGCCATGTTGAAAGCATGGCTACGGAATGTGATTGATGAAAAATTACATCCAAGCATCACCTTCACGGTGACTGTTGCAGAAATTTGGGAAGAGTTGAAGGGACGATACGCGGCAGGAAATGCCCCGAGAGTACATCAATTGAAGAGTGACCTCTATGAATGCAAACAAGGTCGGGAATCCGTGGTGGAGTATTACACCAGACTAAAGACGATTTGGGACGAACTTGCAAATTATAGCAAGGTTCCAAAATGCACCTGTGGCGCAGGAGCAATGATAATAAAGGAGCGAGAAGAAGCGAAAGTTCATGAATTTTTGATGGGACTGGATACGGCTTTATATGGTGGTCTCCGTACAAATTTGTTGATGGAGGATCCCATCACATCCCTGACTCGAGCATATGCTCTGGTCTTGCGAGAGGAGAGACATACGAACATCACAAAGGTCAAGGAAGAGAGAAACGAGGCGGCAATGGCGATGCATCACTATGGAACAGGTCGAGGCAGGGGTGGTTTTTCTAGACCAGATGCAGAAACAGAGGAATTGCCACCTCGGTGTACACAAAGTGGTAAATTCTACCACACGGAGGATAGCTGCTACGATAAGCATGGATATGATGTGGTGAAAAGTCGAGGGCGAGGATGA